A window of Castanea sativa cultivar Marrone di Chiusa Pesio chromosome 1, ASM4071231v1 contains these coding sequences:
- the LOC142622356 gene encoding uncharacterized protein At4g02000-like → MGDHRVMFVFPEASNIDRVLMGEPWTFDRHLVVPKRMKISDAIEELNFNQTSFWVQVHDLPVRRSSLEVAMEIVSVMGKVDVRMSREGGSSNFNFFRIKVNVDITKPLCRGRRIALASGKEGWVSFKYERLPNICYWCGRLTHSDRECQMWVKSRGTLKVEN, encoded by the coding sequence ATGGGAGACCACAGAGTTATGTTTGTATTCCCAGAAGCCTCGAATATTGACAGGGTATTGATGGGAGAGCCTTGGACTTTTGATAGGCACTTGGTGGTGCCAAAGAGAATGAAGATAAGTGATGCCATTGAAGAGCtaaattttaatcaaacaaGCTTTTGGGTGCAAGTCCACGATCTACCAGTTCGGCGTTCGTCACTAGAGGTTGCAATGGAGATTGTATCAGTGATGGGGAAAGTTGATGTAAGAATGTCGCGAGAAGGGGGTAGTAGCAATTTCAATTTCTTCAGAATTAAAGTCAATGTTGACATAACTAAACCCCTATGCCGAGGGCGTAGGATTGCTTTGGCCAGTGGAAAGGAGGGGTGGGTAAGTTTCAAGTACGAGAGACTACCCAATATTTGCTACTGGTGTGGTAGACTAACGCACAGTGATAGAGAATGCCAAATGTGGGTAAAGAGCAGAGGCACTCTGAAGGTGGAAAACTAG
- the LOC142622365 gene encoding uncharacterized protein LOC142622365: MAGIGVVIRDYNGNIIGALTQKIALPQSIEHAEALVASRAVVFARELSLFKVIFEGDYLRVIKAINTKEPCKSLFGHIIEEIWSFSSALMDCSFQHVKREGNKLTHPLARRAVVYADTDVWVEELPVDLDDVFNLDLA, encoded by the coding sequence ATGGCAGGCATAGGAGTGGTGATTAGAGATTATAATGGAAATATTATCGGTGCTTTGACTCAGAAAATAGCTTTGCCTCAATCAATTGAACATGCAGAGGCACTTGTGGCATCTCGGGCTGTGGTTTTTGCAAGGGAGCTTAGCTTGTTTAAGGTAATATTTGAAGGAGATTACCTAAGGGTCATAAAAGCTATTAACACAAAGGAGCCATGCAAATCTCTGTTTGGCCACATTATTGAAGAAATATGGAGCTTTAGTTCTGCTTTAATGGATTGTAGCTTCCAACATGTAAAAAGGGAGGGAAATAAATTGACACACCCCTTAGCTAGAAGAGCAGTTGTATATGCGGATACTGATgtatgggtagaagaactacctgTGGATTTGGATGATGTATTCAATCTTGATTTAGCTTAA